The proteins below come from a single Eucalyptus grandis isolate ANBG69807.140 chromosome 3, ASM1654582v1, whole genome shotgun sequence genomic window:
- the LOC108956903 gene encoding uncharacterized protein LOC108956903, producing the protein MEPSYPSGGGRQPPLPSPPKKELPLQGPRPSPLRVAKQSHAVQKPPRPHQLPHPAASSSWAPRPTQLPAGAAAVGGGGGPAEAHDHLRHLAEGHPRRGAELHVHRPAAHGSSSTSSGYVSPAARVAAIERTSPTGREKGFAAAAAEMGGPSAVAGDDELMCMLGDVQLAQSQGILTPAAPPAISAGFFSPATEPHMLQDLSPFWPRNHSYNSPSASTLFMGGPSAVAGDDGLMILTPAAPPAISADFFSPATEPHMLQDLSSFWPRNHSYNSPSASTLFMGGPSAVAGDDGLMILTPAVPPATEPHMLQDLSPFWPPNNSYSPSASTLFTAFSPSPTASSMENMKDEAGQRTVDMRASDRNYAIAAVQNLVGIDDRAKQITDLLEMEEVEETTQSSGGMQFLQNKLIRDILERNHEDPSFDETIKDFVDIFCEMKVLIVVDAVEKPSDLHAIVGDQLHWFGPGSRVIVTSQNEEILEGYDSDKAPTYKVSELDDGQAFELFCKHAFRMQSSMPDYDGLSNCIVDATKKLPLAVEVIGSFLRGKSIQEWEKMEKAMKARLMSSQKTMVGLQELLDICYGELDHRQKIYIWTLHVLSLVWMPELLHICGPIVTFHLLVAF; encoded by the exons ATGGAGCCTTCCTATCCCTCCGGCGGAGGAAGGCAGCCGCCGCTGCCGTCGCCGCCCAAGAAGGAGCTCCCCCTCCAGGGCCCCCGGCCCTCCCCGCTCCGGGTCGCCAAGCAGTCCCACGCCGTCCAGAAGCCGCCCCGCCCTCACCAGCTGCCCCACCCGGCGGCCTCATCCTCGTGGGCCCCTCGCCCGACCCAACTgccggcgggggcggcggcggtggggggGGGGGGCGGACCAGCAGAAGCCCACGATCATCTTCGACATCTCGCCGAAGGTCATCCACGTCGAGGAGCGGAACTTCATGTCCATCGTCCAGCAGCTCACgggtcctcctccacctcctccggGTACGTGTCCCCGGCGGCCAGAGTGGCGGCGATAGAGCGGACCAGCCCGACGGGCAGGGAAAAGGGctttgccgccgccgccgcggagATGGGCGGGCCgtcggcggtggccggcgacgacGAGCTGATGTGTATGTTGGGAGACGTCCAGCTGGCCCAGAGTCAGGGGATACTGACGCCGGCGGCCCCGCCGGCGATATCCGCGGGTTTCTTCTCGCCGGCGACGGAGCCCCACATGTTGCAAGACTTGAGCCCGTTCTGGCCCAGGAACCACAGCTACAACAGCCCGTCGGCGTCGACCCTGTTCATGGGCGGGCCttcggcggtggccggcgacgacGGGCTGATGATACTGACGCCGGCTGCCCCGCCGGCGATATCCGCGGATTTCTTCTCGCCGGCGACGGAGCCCCACATGTTGCAAGACTTGAGCTCGTTCTGGCCCAGGAACCACAGCTACAACAGCCCGTCGGCGTCGACCCTGTTCATGGGCGGGCCgtcggcggtggccggcgacgacGGGCTGATGATACTGACGCCGGCGGTCCCGCCGGCGACGGAGCCCCACATGTTGCAAGACTTGAGCCCGTTCTGGCCCCCGAACAATAGCTACAGCCCGTCGGCGTCGACCCTGTTCACGGCCTTCTCTCCCTCGCCGACCGCATCC AGCATGGAGAATATGAAAGATGAAGCTGGACAGCGAACAGTAGACATGAGAGCCTCGGATAGGAATTACGCAATTGCAGCTGTTCAGAATTTGGTTGGAATTGATGATCGTGCCAAACAAATCACCGACTTACTGGAGATGGAAG AGGTCGAAGAAACCACACAAAGTTCTGGTGGAATGCAGTTTTTGCAAAATAAGTTGATACGTGATATCCTTGAACGAAATCATGAAGATCCTTCTTTTGATGAAACAATAAAAGATTTCGTGGATatattttgtgaaatgaaagtTCTAATAGTTGTCGATGCCGTGGAAAAGCCATCCGATCTTCATGCTATTGTAGGAGACCAGCTTCATTGGTTTGGTCCAGGTAGTCGAGTAATTGTGACTtctcaaaatgaggaaattcTCGAAGGGTATGATTCCGACAAGGCTCCCACCTACAAGGTTAGTGAGTTGGATGATGGTCAAGCTTTTGAACTTTTCTGCAAGCATGCATTCAGGATGCAATCTTCCATGCCTGATTATGATGGACTCTCAAACTGCATTGTCGATGCTACAAAGAAACTACCATTAGCAGTTGAAGTCATCGGTTCATTTTTGCGGGGTAAATCAATACAAGAATGGGAAAAGATGGAGAAGGCAATGAAAGCACGTCTGATGAGTTCTCAAAAGACTATGGTTGGCCTTCAAGAGCTATTGGATATATGTTACGGAGAACTGGATCATCGGCAAAAGATATATATCTGGACATTGCATGTTTTATCTCTGGTGTGGATGCCCGAATTGCTTCATATATGTGGCCCAATTGTTACCTTCCATCTTCTGGTTGCATTCTAA
- the LOC108960389 gene encoding disease resistance protein RPV1-like, which produces MRALDVSKIYVPIFSKDYASSSWCLREVAHMVDCVARLKGNKEILPVFFDASPSDVKLRTGLYRNAMAKHRKKFGVEEVKRWEDAFVEVAELKGWDLKTRGMYNLNSSVFAIFCIGKISGNFDGSILVVSNQLSKLMSLDNLYYVPHFDGPFISVRICGKHGEAIKLIIREVLVKLKIKHKYVKNQLVGVDDCVEDIMKLLDVDCEGVCFVETVVDILDSRFVDNIHDIDDGINQIGTRFRNKKVIIVLDDVDKEEQLEKKDYPPYQYHIPTSEIVVTTKGLPLALEVIGSFLYRQPEKIWKETMERLRKKKVQALILTGSDYQPLVITHDELSRLPNLRFLELEEGTFAKDFGDDFSKLRWISWYSPRPLDLEMAKNLKVLNLRGCEGITRTPNFSACFSLERLSFYNCINLVEIDPSIWKLKRLIHLNLKECLSLKDLPEEIGRLTNLKLLASSGCFLELPGSLKELDLSNIQIECLLDCSGDKKFMFVLILSSEYVLKASSYLLPSSSLGWIRRLSKLKKLELSLSSVPAPPTKFGSLPRLTELILSGLDLEYITKLPPSLLELRLVNFNSIISWSIFSNLKNLSKLRLSQSQLQEIELSGLEELRALSVTNCELLQRLFISTRLKKLKELWLSECLKLVEIEGLEALEFLEEMNVQYCGSVERLYELSNSKLLKLLVISDCYELRTVEGLNGLESLNALLVCECSSLEKLIIPSKVEKLTHLEVSGCEKLIEIPGLVASESLETLTIKKCPISKICELSNLQMLKSLSIVGCHERQSIDGVDELDFLCDFYVSSCRKLEALLDESNTKLSDECLITIRKCRKLQSHGYPNVNGLPYRDYKDMIIAKTNSPTGSLPLETSDEKLLILNLSRSSVTKYPQEWRQLMEGIIEVFSFNQFGDIDNGRLYTVTCTLGVHQATEVLEILEFEKLQGSPAADPTTEWQGIFYRTSDIVEIHIENNSLRNLEVLSARNCKKLKDISPIGHLTKLKCLALDGANIDWVLETFDFPLKLERLSLRKCEKLCELPSSIGKLKELEEMDLSDTRITQLPESVNYLSNLKTLKMERTPLQKFPKDIVKLEKLEEIDFFGCTNLEAQDSCDISGLSSLKILRLSSSIVAGLPRGICGLPLSEPLTYVNVNDFKHYQSCPPV; this is translated from the exons ATGCGGGCGCTCGACGTGTCCAAGATCTACGTGCCCATCTTCTCCAAGGATTACGCGTCGAGCTCTTGGTGCCTCCGCGAGGTCGCCCACATGGTGGACTGCGTGGCTCGGTTGAAGGGGAATAAGGAGATCTTGCCGGTGTTCTTCGATGCGTCGCCCTCGGATGTGAAGCTCAGGACTGGGCTGTACAGGAATGCCATGGCCAAGCACAGGAAGAAGTTTGGGGTTGAGGAAGTGAAGAGGTGGGAGGATGCTTTTGTTGAAGTTGCTGAATTGAAGGGATGGGACCTCAAAACGAGAGG GATGTACAATTTGAATTCCTCAGTTTTTGCCATTTTCTGCATAGGTAAGATTTCTGGGAATTTCGACG GCTCCATTTTAGTAGTCAGCAACCAGCTTTCAAAATTAATGAGCCTGGATAATCTCTATTATGTTCCTCACTTTGATGGGCCTTTCATCAGTG TTCGTATATGTGGCAAGCATGGGGAAGCTATTAAGTTGATCATCCGAGAGGTTTTGGTAAAGTTGAAGATAAAGCATAAGTATGTGAAAAATCAGCTGGTTGGAGTGGATGATTGTGTAGAAGACATAATGAAGCTGTTGGATGTTGACTGTGAAggtgtttgttttgttg AAACAGTTGTAGACATTCTCGACTCTAGATTCGTGGACAACATTCATGACATTGATGATGGCATTAACCAAATTGGGACAAGATTTCGCAACAAAAAGGTCATCATCGTTTTGGATGATGTTGATAAGGAAGAACAACTAGAGAA AAAAGATTATCCACCATATCAATACCATATTCCTACATCAGAAATTGTTGTCACAACCAAAGGGCTTCCTTTGGCTCTTGAGGTCATAGGCTCATTTCTCTATCGCCAACCAGAGAAGATATGGAAAGAGACTATGGAGaggcta agaaagaaaaaagttcagGCACTCATATTAACTGGAAGTGATTATCAACCACTTGTAATTACGCATGATGAACTTAGTAGGTTGCCCAACCTAAGGTTCCTTGAATTAGAGGAGGGAACCTTTGCCAAAGACTTTGGGGATGATTTTTCAAAGTTAAGGTGGATTTCTTGGTATTCTCCTAGGCCCCTTGATCTTGAG ATGGCAAAGAATCTGAAAGTTCTAAACCTCAGAGGTTGCGAAGGCATAACTAGAACACCAAACTTCTCTGCATGCTTCAGTCTAGAGAGGCTGAGTTTCTACAATTGCATAAACTTGGTTGAGATTGATCCCTCCATTTGGAAGCTAAAGCGCTTGATTCACTTAAATCTTAAAGAGTGCCTCTCTCTTAAGGATTTGCCTGAAGAAATTGGAAGGCTTACAAATCTGAAGCTCCTTGCTTCTAGTGGATGTTTTTTGGAACTCCCGGGTTCATTGAAGGAGTTGGATCTGTCAAACATACAAATTGAATGCCTTCTTGATTGTAGTGGTGATAAGAAGTTTATGTTTGTCCTTATTCTAAG CTCTGAATATGTGCTTAAAGCTTCATCATATCTGTTGCCAAGTTCTAGCTTAGGGTGGATTAGGAGGTTATCTAAACTGAAGAAATTAGAATTGTCTCTTTCTAGTGTCCCTGCACCACCTACTAAGTTTGGTTCTCTTCCTCGTCTGACTGAGCTTATTTTATCCGGACTAGACTTGGAATATATCACGAAGCTTCCTCCCTCCTTATTGGAGCTGCGACTTGTTAATTTCAACTCAATAATATCTTGGTCaatcttttccaacttgaaAAACTTGTCCAAGCTACGACTTTCTCAATCTCAGCTTCAAGAAATTGAGCTCAGTGGACTCGAAGAACTGAGAGCATTGTCAGTGACTAATTGTGAACTCCTCCAAAGGTTATTCATCTCGACGCGTTTAAAGAAACTTAAAGAATTGTGGCTATCAGAATGTCTGAAGCTAGTTGAGATTGAAGGTCTGGAGGCCCTAGAGTTCTTGGAAGAAATGAATGTACAGTACTGTGGTTCCGTTGAAAGGTTATACGAGCTATCAAACTCAAAGTTGCTGAAGCTTTTGGTTATATCAGACTGCTATGAGCTCCGTACTGTTGAGGGCCTCAACGGTTTAGAATCTTTGAATGCATTACTTGTTTGTGAGTGCAGTTCACTGGAGAAACTAATTATTCCATCGAAAGTAGAGAAGCTAACACATTTGGAGGTTTCAGGATGTGAGAAGCTGATTGAGATTCCAGGTCTTGTTGCATCGGAATCATTGGAGACTTTAACCATTAAAAAGTGTCCTATTAGCAAAATATGTGAGTTATCAAACTTACAGATGCTGAAGTCTCTGTCAATTGTCGGATGCCATGAGCGACAATCTATTGATGGTGTTGATGAGCTAGACTTTTTGTGTGATTTCTATGTTTCTAGCTGTCGGAAACTGGAAGCTCTGCTGGACGAATCTAACACGAAGTTGTCTGATGAATGCCTAATAACAATTCGGAAGTGTCGGAAATTACAAAGCCATGGCTATCCTAATGTCAATGGCCTTCCCTACAGGGATTACAAGGACATGATTATTGCAAAGACAAACTCTCCTACGGGGTCACTCCCTTTAGAGACATCAGACGAG AAGTTGCTCATTCTCAATCTGTCTAGGAGTTCGGTCACCAAATATCCACAAGAGTGGAGGCAACTCATGGAG GGTATCATTGAAGTCTTCAGCTTCAACCAATTTGGAGATATTGATAATGGAAGATTGTACACGGTCACTTGCACTTTGGGCGTTCATCAGGCAACTGAAGTGCTTGAAATCCTTGAATTTGAGAAACTGCAAGGCAGTCCAGCTGCCGATCCTACAACTGAGTGGCAAGGAATTTTTTACAGAACTTCTGACATCGTAGAAATTCATATCGAAAATAATTCTTTAAGGAACCTTGAAGTACTTAGTGCTCGTAACTGTAAAAAGTTGAAGGACATATCTCCAATTGGCCACCTGACGAAACTCAAATGTCTTGCGCTGGATGGTGCTAATATTGATTGGGTTCTAGAAACTTTTGATTTTCCTCTGAAGCTTGAAAGACTTTCTCTAAGGAAGTGTGAGAAGTTGTGTGAACTTCCATCTTCCATTGGGAAGCTAAAGGAGCTGGAGGAAATGGACCTTTCAGACACTAGAATCACACAACTACCAGAGTCAGTCAATTATTTGAGTAATTTGAAGACGCTGAAAATGGAACGCACCCCCCTACAAAAATTTCCTAAAGATATTGTGAAGTTAGAGAAACTGGAAGAGATAGATTTCTTTGGCTGCACAAATTTGGAGGCCCAAGATAGTTGTGATATTTCAGGACTATCCTCcttgaaaattttgagattATCGTCATCCATTGTGGCGGGGCTGCCTCGGGGCATTTGtggtctccctctctctgaaCCCTTGACGTATGTAAATGTGAACGACTTCAAGCACTACCAAAGTTGCCCTCCAGTTTAG
- the LOC108958623 gene encoding disease resistance protein RPV1-like yields the protein MFATVMLGGLALGLLAPTVLAFVKSKASKFFRKPSATVRREETSNPGAAASGGDAPAPAGEEYEVFLSFRGPDTRTGFTDCLYHDMLGAGIRV from the exons ATGTTCGCCACCGTGATGCTCGGCGGACT GGCCTTGGGACTGCTCGCTCCGACCGTGCTCGCGTTCGTCAAATCGAAAGCGTCTAAATTCTTCCGCAAACCCAGCGCAACGGTCAGGAGAGAGGAGACGAGCAACCCCGGAGccgcggcgagcggcggcgacgcgccggcgccggccggcGAGGAGTACGAGGTGTTCCTGAGCTTCAGGGGGCCTGATACTCGAACGGGATTTACTGATTGCCTCTACCACGACATGCTCGGCGCTGGAATCCGTGTCTAA